The following are encoded together in the Pleurocapsa sp. FMAR1 genome:
- a CDS encoding peroxiredoxin codes for MTLSVGSTAPAFTTIDDQGNNVSLADFQGKMVVLYFYPKDDTPGCTKQAQSFRDSISEYQDKDMVVLGVSMDDQASHQQFKEKYSLPFTLLVDSDGTMTKAYDVDGGGHAKRVTYIIDGNGKITHVDDKVNTGTHAADVLSSIA; via the coding sequence ATGACTCTATCAGTTGGCTCAACAGCACCAGCTTTTACTACTATCGACGACCAGGGTAACAATGTTTCTCTAGCAGATTTTCAGGGAAAGATGGTTGTTCTCTATTTTTATCCTAAAGATGATACTCCTGGTTGTACAAAACAAGCTCAAAGTTTCCGCGACAGCATTAGCGAATATCAAGATAAAGACATGGTGGTACTTGGTGTCAGTATGGACGATCAGGCATCTCATCAACAATTTAAAGAGAAATATAGTTTACCTTTTACGCTTTTGGTTGATAGCGATGGCACAATGACCAAAGCCTATGATGTTGACGGTGGTGGTCATGCCAAGCGCGTAACCTACATTATTGACGGTAATGGCAAAATTACTCACGTTGATGACAAGGTAAATACCGGTACTCATGCTGCTGATGTGTTATCAAGTATTGCCTAA
- the tal gene encoding transaldolase → MANNPLLEIKNYGQSIWMDNLNRSLIESGELEKQIKNYGLRGITSNPAIFEKAIAGNQVYDADIEAEIKANKPVSEIYESLIFKDIRNTCDRFKEIYEQTGGLDGYVSIEVSPHLARDTEGTIEEAIRYYQAIERENVMIKIPGTPEGFPAIERVIAEGINVNVTLLFSVESYEHSARAYISGLEQRVEKGQPIDKIASVASFFLSRIDSKIDACIEERLEQIGTETLNEEVRLRQILGKVAIANAKLAYQKFHEIIDSDRWKALAEKGANFQRLLWASTSTKNPEYSDVMYVEELIGEHTVNTLPPDTLKACADHCDITANSIETNVEAAKQLIASLQESDINIDLNEVMQELLEEGIDKFVQPFDSLQQTLEAKVKQLAAA, encoded by the coding sequence ATGGCTAATAACCCACTTTTAGAAATTAAAAATTACGGACAAAGCATCTGGATGGATAATCTTAATCGCAGTCTAATTGAGTCTGGCGAACTAGAAAAGCAAATCAAAAATTACGGACTGCGGGGTATTACTTCTAATCCAGCGATATTTGAGAAGGCGATCGCTGGTAATCAAGTTTACGATGCAGATATTGAAGCGGAAATCAAAGCGAATAAACCAGTTAGTGAAATATATGAATCGCTGATTTTCAAAGATATTCGTAATACTTGCGATCGCTTTAAAGAAATTTACGAACAAACTGGAGGACTAGATGGCTATGTCAGCATTGAAGTTTCACCTCACCTTGCTAGAGACACTGAAGGTACGATTGAAGAAGCAATACGGTATTACCAGGCAATCGAGCGTGAAAACGTAATGATTAAAATTCCTGGCACACCTGAAGGTTTTCCTGCCATCGAACGAGTTATAGCTGAAGGGATTAACGTCAATGTTACCCTGTTGTTTTCTGTAGAAAGTTACGAACACTCAGCACGGGCATATATTAGCGGTTTAGAACAGAGAGTAGAAAAAGGACAACCAATTGATAAAATTGCTTCAGTTGCCAGCTTCTTTTTGAGTCGCATTGATTCTAAAATTGACGCTTGTATTGAGGAAAGACTCGAACAGATTGGTACAGAAACCCTAAACGAAGAAGTTCGCCTACGACAGATTCTCGGAAAAGTTGCGATCGCCAATGCTAAATTGGCTTATCAAAAATTCCACGAGATTATTGATAGCGATCGCTGGAAAGCCTTAGCCGAGAAGGGTGCAAACTTTCAAAGGCTTTTGTGGGCAAGTACCAGCACTAAAAATCCTGAATATAGCGACGTGATGTATGTTGAGGAACTGATAGGAGAACATACTGTTAATACTTTACCTCCTGATACCTTAAAAGCCTGTGCCGACCACTGCGATATTACCGCTAATTCTATTGAAACTAACGTCGAAGCAGCCAAGCAGTTGATAGCTAGTTTGCAAGAAAGCGATATCAATATAGACTTAAATGAAGTGATGCAGGAATTATTAGAGGAAGGAATTGATAAATTTGTTCAACCCTTTGATTCTCTTCAGCAAACTTTAGAAGCTAAGGTTAAACAGCTTGCTGCTGCTTAA
- a CDS encoding sugar transferase: MTANSQLISVKVVQGFVRKGFQSFLNLYRLNLSFPILDGNFIKRLFDIVFAFFILIVFSPLYLILMALIALNSQGPIFYVQQRIGKNHKPFNCIKFRTMVDNADEVLETMMQDCDQMRHEFQSSFKLKRDPRITKIGKFLRLTSLDEFPQFWNVLRGDMSVIGPRPLVPEELPKYGRKINTVLTIRPGITGLWQVSGRNDIPYPKRVKIDVYYATSHSWILDLWIVYKTIGVIVFPKNNGAY, translated from the coding sequence ATGACTGCTAACAGCCAACTTATTTCCGTCAAAGTAGTACAGGGATTCGTTAGAAAAGGTTTTCAATCTTTTCTCAATCTTTATAGGTTGAATTTATCTTTCCCTATTTTGGACGGAAATTTTATAAAACGTCTATTTGATATAGTATTTGCTTTTTTTATTCTCATTGTATTTTCTCCCTTGTATTTGATTTTGATGGCGTTAATTGCCCTCAATTCCCAAGGACCAATTTTCTATGTTCAACAAAGAATTGGTAAAAACCATAAGCCTTTTAACTGTATTAAATTTAGGACGATGGTTGACAATGCAGACGAAGTTCTAGAAACTATGATGCAAGATTGCGATCAGATGCGTCATGAGTTCCAATCTAGTTTTAAGCTGAAGCGAGATCCTCGAATTACTAAAATTGGTAAATTCTTACGCTTGACGAGTTTAGATGAATTTCCTCAATTTTGGAATGTGTTAAGAGGAGATATGAGCGTAATTGGACCAAGACCTTTAGTTCCTGAAGAATTGCCTAAATATGGTCGTAAAATTAATACTGTGCTGACAATTAGACCAGGAATCACTGGTCTTTGGCAGGTGTCTGGTAGAAATGATATTCCTTATCCTAAAAGAGTAAAAATAGATGTATATTACGCTACTAGCCATAGCTGGATACTCGATCTCTGGATTGTTTATAAAACTATCGGCGTAATTGTTTTTCCTAAAAATAATGGTGCTTATTAA
- a CDS encoding four helix bundle protein, translating to MDKNNVTYDKAYCFAIRIVNAYKYLIESKREYVLSKQLLRSGTSIGANVAEANGAISPADFSAKISIAYKETLETKYWLSLLKDTGYIDIKSFDSIYQNADELAKILFSILKTTRIKTKKC from the coding sequence ATGGACAAAAATAATGTTACTTATGATAAGGCATATTGCTTTGCTATCAGAATTGTTAATGCTTATAAGTATTTGATTGAAAGCAAAAGAGAGTATGTTTTGTCTAAACAATTATTAAGAAGTGGCACATCGATTGGAGCTAATGTTGCAGAGGCTAATGGAGCAATATCTCCAGCAGATTTTTCAGCAAAAATATCTATAGCTTATAAGGAAACTTTAGAGACAAAATATTGGCTGTCTCTATTAAAAGACACTGGTTACATAGACATAAAATCCTTTGACAGTATCTATCAAAATGCCGATGAATTAGCTAAAATTCTCTTTTCAATTTTAAAAACCACCAGAATTAAAACCAAAAAATGTTAA
- a CDS encoding transglutaminase-like domain-containing protein, with the protein MKLPPFLLGATILFWGWQTGFWIIAIPLAIIYEGSSYINWRWVFTTANFRTFSHLCTVLLVGVLIYLFISDRSLKLVFSFFQWLPVICSPLLIAQAYSTSDRVDLHALLFFKEQANQQQFFALDLTYPYFAICILAASAANVRELSFYLGIVILITFALNSIRSPRYSAWLFLILLLLATALGTVGHIGLHRLQIAMSQNTARFLYGYYRPKTDPNQVSTAIGDIGSVKQSNKIVLRVKPAPGQIPPQLLRRATYNRYTSGFWGAAKAEFKPVKPGKDVNTWQLQAKSAQAKKLTISENIEDGQSLLKLPDYSFGLAQLPVEKIEQNQYGTVQIFSNQSLLSYQVQYDPDLSGDSPPTPEDLQITDAEKPAINQIITELNLVNQSPQEVLNTVNQFFNLEFDYSLELARQRHNKTPLSAFLLSHRSGHCEYFATATALLLRGVGIPTRYAVGYSVHELSSLEQQYIVRSRHAHAWTQVYINGEWQAFDTTPSAWRAMEDNAASNWQYLQDLGSLIWFKFSQILVIFQSAGKLKYIWILALPIALVLSRFINQGQKRHLTIQRINQKNSVGISIGADSEIYLIEQRLNKLGIKRDRAETWQDWILRVKNNPDTSDNLDNLDNLDSIIRLHYRYCFDPEGISTKEREELHYACQIWLEQNQ; encoded by the coding sequence ATGAAACTACCACCATTTTTACTCGGTGCAACAATATTATTTTGGGGTTGGCAGACGGGTTTTTGGATTATCGCTATTCCTTTGGCAATTATTTATGAAGGCTCTAGCTATATCAACTGGCGGTGGGTTTTTACTACCGCCAATTTCCGCACCTTTTCTCATCTATGCACGGTGCTATTAGTGGGAGTGTTAATTTACCTATTTATTAGCGATCGCTCTTTGAAGTTAGTTTTTAGCTTTTTTCAGTGGCTACCTGTAATTTGTTCACCCTTATTGATTGCTCAGGCATATTCTACCAGCGATCGCGTCGATCTTCATGCACTTTTATTTTTTAAGGAGCAAGCTAATCAGCAACAGTTTTTTGCTTTGGACTTGACCTATCCTTATTTTGCTATTTGTATCCTGGCTGCAAGTGCTGCCAATGTTCGGGAATTATCTTTTTATCTTGGCATAGTCATTTTAATTACTTTTGCCCTAAATTCTATTCGCTCCCCAAGATATTCTGCTTGGCTATTTTTAATATTATTGTTGCTAGCAACAGCTTTGGGTACAGTCGGACATATAGGACTACACCGTTTGCAAATAGCGATGTCACAAAACACAGCTAGGTTTTTGTATGGTTATTATCGACCCAAAACAGATCCTAATCAAGTTAGTACGGCAATAGGCGATATTGGCTCAGTTAAACAGTCAAATAAAATTGTATTGCGAGTCAAACCCGCACCAGGACAAATTCCTCCCCAGCTATTACGTAGAGCTACCTATAACAGATATACATCTGGGTTTTGGGGTGCAGCTAAAGCTGAATTTAAGCCTGTTAAACCAGGAAAAGATGTTAATACCTGGCAGCTTCAAGCTAAATCTGCTCAAGCTAAAAAATTAACCATCAGTGAAAATATCGAGGATGGTCAAAGTTTACTAAAACTGCCTGACTATAGCTTTGGGCTGGCTCAATTACCTGTGGAAAAAATTGAACAAAACCAATATGGTACGGTACAAATATTTAGCAACCAGAGTCTGTTGTCTTATCAAGTTCAATACGATCCTGATTTATCTGGGGATAGTCCTCCTACACCAGAAGACCTACAAATAACAGACGCGGAAAAACCTGCTATTAATCAAATTATCACCGAACTAAACTTAGTTAACCAATCACCTCAAGAAGTTTTAAACACCGTTAATCAATTTTTTAATCTTGAGTTTGATTATTCCTTAGAATTAGCGCGCCAGCGACACAATAAAACTCCTTTGTCGGCTTTCTTATTAAGTCATCGCTCAGGACATTGTGAATATTTTGCCACCGCCACTGCCTTGCTATTACGAGGAGTAGGAATACCAACTCGTTATGCTGTAGGCTATTCTGTTCATGAATTAAGTAGTCTAGAGCAACAGTACATAGTCCGTAGTCGTCATGCTCATGCCTGGACGCAGGTATATATTAACGGTGAATGGCAAGCTTTTGATACAACTCCCTCTGCTTGGAGAGCGATGGAAGATAATGCTGCATCTAATTGGCAATATCTTCAGGATCTAGGCTCATTAATTTGGTTTAAATTCTCTCAAATACTGGTCATTTTCCAAAGTGCAGGAAAATTAAAGTATATCTGGATACTGGCTTTGCCGATCGCCTTGGTTCTGAGCAGATTTATTAACCAAGGACAAAAAAGACATCTAACCATCCAGAGAATCAACCAAAAAAACTCTGTTGGGATAAGCATTGGTGCAGACTCAGAAATCTATCTCATCGAGCAAAGATTAAATAAACTAGGTATAAAACGCGATCGCGCTGAAACTTGGCAAGACTGGATCTTAAGAGTGAAAAATAATCCTGATACATCAGACAATCTCGACAATCTCGACAATCTTGACTCAATTATTAGGCTACACTACCGCTATTGTTTCGATCCAGAAGGTATCAGCACTAAAGAGAGAGAAGAATTACATTATGCCTGTCAGATTTGGTTAGAACAAAATCAGTAA
- a CDS encoding calcium/sodium antiporter yields the protein MNPITFLTLIAGLVLLVVGAEFLVKGASTVAAVLKISPLIIGLTIVAYGTSAPEMSVSVMSALRGQGDIAMGNVVGSNICNVLLILGLSSIVTPLIVTKQIIRSDVPIMIGVSLLLWMFCLDGELSRVDSLILFVGGIVYTLSLVYQNSKQDAEQDEFAEEYSFSGTSSPILWIKNIVFILGGLALLILGSRWLVESAVTIARSFGVSELLIGLTIVALGTSLPELATSMVASFRGEQDIAVGNVLGSNIFNILAVLGIAGIVAPNGISVSNSVIEFNAPVAIAVAFACLPIFYSGKKIDRREGVLFLFYYLAYNAYLILDALNHKALTVYTNIMLFVVIPLTIIALIAMAIIEKRKRAERKNST from the coding sequence ATGAATCCGATTACGTTTTTGACTCTGATCGCAGGACTAGTATTGCTGGTAGTGGGTGCAGAATTCTTGGTCAAGGGTGCATCAACGGTTGCTGCTGTTCTTAAAATTTCTCCACTAATTATTGGGCTGACTATTGTAGCTTATGGAACTAGCGCGCCCGAAATGTCGGTTAGCGTCATGTCTGCCTTGAGAGGACAGGGTGATATTGCCATGGGCAACGTAGTTGGTAGCAATATCTGCAATGTCTTGCTAATTTTAGGCTTATCGTCAATTGTTACTCCACTAATTGTCACTAAACAAATAATTCGCTCTGATGTGCCAATTATGATTGGTGTTTCATTGCTGCTATGGATGTTTTGTTTAGATGGTGAACTTAGTAGGGTAGACAGTCTGATTTTGTTTGTTGGTGGTATTGTCTATACTCTTTCCTTGGTTTATCAGAATAGTAAGCAAGATGCAGAGCAAGATGAATTTGCCGAAGAATATAGTTTTTCTGGCACAAGTAGCCCTATTCTATGGATAAAAAATATTGTTTTTATCTTGGGCGGTTTAGCATTATTAATCTTAGGCTCTCGCTGGCTAGTGGAATCGGCAGTGACAATTGCTCGCAGTTTTGGGGTGAGTGAATTATTAATTGGCTTGACAATTGTCGCCCTGGGAACATCTTTACCAGAACTGGCTACATCTATGGTGGCTAGCTTTCGGGGAGAACAAGATATTGCTGTGGGAAATGTCTTAGGAAGTAATATTTTTAATATTTTAGCGGTACTAGGTATTGCAGGGATAGTCGCACCAAATGGGATTAGTGTTAGCAATAGCGTAATCGAGTTTAACGCTCCTGTGGCGATCGCCGTCGCTTTTGCCTGTTTGCCAATTTTTTATTCGGGAAAAAAAATTGATCGTCGCGAAGGCGTTTTATTTTTATTTTATTACCTAGCTTATAATGCTTATCTTATTTTAGATGCTCTTAATCACAAAGCTTTAACTGTATATACCAACATTATGCTTTTTGTGGTTATACCTTTAACCATTATTGCCCTAATTGCTATGGCAATTATTGAGAAACGTAAACGGGCAGAGAGAAAAAATTCTACCTAA
- a CDS encoding ArnT family glycosyltransferase, protein MGSWRDGDKLINSDRLCFLGLFVAAVFLYTSGLGNLPLRDWDEGIVAGVARNIWRASPGEYTWLYPTINYDQPYWNKPPLVHWLIAFSYRSFGVSEWSTRLFPALLSALAVPLLYKISREIFSSHLAAIFSALVYLTLLPVARHGRLAMLDGAIACWFCLAIWCLLRGRKSPRWLLSAGLGIGLICLTKGIMMGVLLGGIAILFIAWDSPGLLGSSYLWSGLILGVTPAIAWYILQYLHYGSEFLGISLGTQTFNRIWKPVNNASSPPWHYLLEIAKYSLPWLIFVPMGIKLAVENRHQTWSKLALTWSGVYLLAISLMRTKLPWYVIPIYPGLSLFIGASLNTAWQKKRSPYSWKICLSLVALICWVGSGIYAWGYFNSGSNLDLTIILLIVAISSSIAALLLWRSSAYFIPVTIASFYLALLLLFNSNDWLWELNEAFPVKPVAEVIKKNTPPRQSIYTAYPNFRPSLEFYSDRVFTPASDDKLQQYWQQNQPVYLLVDRDAIERLNLKPYKTLGNEPNDVTWQLITQTDY, encoded by the coding sequence ATGGGGAGTTGGAGAGATGGTGACAAGTTAATAAATAGCGATCGCCTGTGTTTCCTGGGCTTATTTGTAGCTGCGGTGTTTCTTTATACTTCTGGTTTAGGAAATTTGCCTCTAAGGGATTGGGATGAAGGCATTGTGGCGGGAGTAGCACGTAATATTTGGCGTGCTTCCCCTGGAGAATATACTTGGCTTTATCCTACGATTAATTACGATCAGCCTTATTGGAACAAACCGCCCTTAGTACATTGGCTAATTGCCTTTTCTTATCGCTCATTTGGAGTAAGTGAGTGGAGTACTAGGCTATTTCCTGCTTTGCTGTCAGCTTTAGCTGTTCCTTTGCTTTATAAGATTAGCAGAGAAATTTTCTCATCTCATTTAGCAGCAATTTTTTCAGCTTTAGTGTATTTGACTCTTTTGCCCGTAGCCCGTCATGGTAGATTAGCTATGTTAGATGGGGCGATCGCCTGTTGGTTTTGTCTGGCGATCTGGTGTCTATTACGAGGACGCAAATCACCTCGCTGGTTATTAAGTGCAGGCTTGGGAATTGGTTTAATCTGTCTGACTAAAGGCATCATGATGGGAGTATTGCTAGGGGGAATTGCTATTCTCTTTATCGCCTGGGATAGTCCTGGCTTATTAGGTAGTTCTTATTTATGGAGTGGTTTAATTTTAGGAGTCACTCCAGCGATCGCTTGGTATATACTTCAGTATCTACACTACGGGTCAGAATTTTTGGGAATTAGCTTAGGTACACAAACCTTTAACCGCATCTGGAAGCCTGTCAACAATGCCTCTAGCCCTCCCTGGCATTATCTTTTGGAAATTGCTAAATATAGCCTTCCTTGGCTTATTTTTGTACCTATGGGGATTAAATTGGCGGTTGAGAATCGCCATCAAACTTGGAGCAAATTAGCTTTAACCTGGAGTGGAGTTTATCTGCTGGCTATTTCTCTCATGAGAACTAAATTACCTTGGTACGTTATACCCATCTATCCTGGATTATCGTTATTTATTGGAGCTAGTTTAAACACAGCTTGGCAAAAAAAACGCTCTCCTTACTCTTGGAAGATTTGCTTGAGTTTGGTTGCTCTAATCTGTTGGGTAGGTAGCGGTATATATGCCTGGGGTTATTTCAATTCAGGTTCAAATTTAGATTTAACTATAATTTTATTGATAGTAGCTATTAGCTCAAGCATTGCTGCTCTTCTACTGTGGCGATCTTCAGCATATTTTATTCCTGTAACAATTGCTAGTTTTTATCTTGCTCTGTTGCTGTTATTTAATTCAAATGATTGGCTGTGGGAATTAAATGAAGCTTTTCCCGTTAAGCCTGTTGCTGAAGTGATTAAAAAAAATACACCTCCTCGACAATCTATATATACTGCTTACCCCAACTTTCGTCCCTCTTTAGAATTTTATAGCGATCGCGTTTTCACTCCCGCTTCAGATGATAAATTACAGCAATACTGGCAACAAAATCAGCCTGTATACCTTCTGGTAGATCGAGATGCTATCGAGCGATTAAATTTAAAACCCTATAAAACATTAGGGAATGAGCCAAATGATGTAACATGGCAATTGATTACTCAGACTGATTACTGA
- a CDS encoding pentapeptide repeat-containing protein, with product MANFEHLTKLKQGTNNWLNWLDSHGQIEIDLINADLHGVNLPEVYLVKANLTGADFTNAQLSKANLTGANLKEAELINANLQATNLTGADLHSAYLIEADLDQANLIGADLRFVKGRSANFSRANLIGTSIRQAQLRQANFMQAKLNRANLSETDLAWASFDQADLSGANFFEAEVQSASFYQANLFRVSAIATHLSHSYFLASNLAQASMSRCDLRWANLSYANLSSADLQQAKLRGAYLTKANLSHANLSHANLRGTNLTKANLMGANLTGADIEDTVFDRAILTKTIMPDGTVHH from the coding sequence GTGGCAAATTTTGAACATCTAACCAAATTAAAACAGGGAACAAATAATTGGCTCAATTGGCTAGATAGTCATGGACAAATAGAAATTGATTTAATTAACGCCGATCTTCACGGGGTTAACTTGCCAGAAGTATATTTAGTTAAAGCTAATTTAACTGGCGCAGATTTTACTAACGCTCAACTAAGTAAAGCCAACCTTACAGGAGCAAACTTAAAAGAGGCAGAATTAATTAATGCTAATCTCCAAGCAACAAACCTAACTGGAGCAGATTTACACTCAGCATATTTAATTGAAGCAGATTTAGATCAAGCAAACCTGATTGGGGCAGATCTGCGGTTTGTTAAAGGGCGAAGTGCCAATTTTAGTCGGGCAAATTTAATTGGTACTTCTATTCGACAGGCACAGCTACGTCAGGCGAACTTTATGCAGGCAAAGCTCAACCGTGCCAATCTTAGTGAAACAGATTTGGCTTGGGCTAGTTTCGATCAGGCAGATCTATCGGGTGCCAACTTTTTTGAAGCTGAGGTACAGTCAGCCAGTTTTTATCAGGCCAATCTTTTTCGAGTTAGCGCGATCGCCACTCATCTAAGCCATAGCTATTTTTTGGCTAGCAATCTGGCACAAGCAAGTATGTCTCGATGCGATTTACGCTGGGCAAATTTAAGTTACGCTAATCTTTCCAGCGCAGATTTACAGCAGGCTAAGTTACGCGGGGCATATTTAACCAAAGCCAACTTAAGTCACGCCAACTTAAGTCACGCCAACCTCAGAGGTACGAATTTAACCAAAGCCAATTTAATGGGGGCAAATTTAACAGGAGCAGATATCGAAGATACGGTTTTTGATCGAGCGATTCTCACCAAGACAATTATGCCAGATGGCACAGTCCACCATTGA
- a CDS encoding glycosyltransferase, which yields MDLKYAFVHEWLTPKATGGSELVVKEILQYIDADLYALIDFESVNPESYLYQRKIGTTFLQKFPQARNGIQKYLPLLPLAIEQLDLNDYDIILSSSHAVAKGVLTNPHQLHICYCHTPMRYAWDLTFDYLKGDRQGKGIKGITARYILHRLRQWDVISANRVDYFIANSNHTAKRIWRCYRRSAKVIYPPVELEKFDFQPEKEDFYLTISRLVSYKQICLIVKAFNQLKKPLVIIGEGPQIEEIRQLAQSNIQVLGWQPHNIVQKYITKAKAFVYAACEDFGIALVEAQACGTPVIAYGKGGALETVKDIRQNPQDGTGLFFEVQKPEALVATVNNFEKLQTQIEPENCRLQANKFSSTIFKQSYLKFIEDCCQEWEYSD from the coding sequence GTGGATTTAAAATATGCTTTTGTGCATGAATGGTTAACTCCCAAGGCGACAGGGGGTTCGGAATTAGTGGTCAAAGAGATTTTGCAATATATCGATGCGGATCTCTACGCTCTAATTGATTTTGAATCTGTTAACCCCGAAAGCTATCTTTATCAAAGAAAAATAGGCACTACATTTCTGCAAAAGTTTCCCCAGGCTCGTAATGGAATCCAAAAATATTTACCTTTGCTGCCCTTAGCAATTGAGCAATTAGATCTAAATGACTATGATATAATTCTTTCTTCTTCCCACGCAGTAGCCAAAGGAGTTCTGACTAATCCTCATCAACTACACATTTGTTATTGTCATACTCCAATGCGCTATGCTTGGGATCTAACCTTTGATTATCTAAAAGGCGATCGCCAAGGAAAAGGAATCAAAGGCATAACTGCCAGGTATATCCTGCACCGTCTGCGTCAATGGGACGTTATTTCGGCAAATCGAGTTGATTACTTTATTGCTAATTCCAACCATACAGCCAAGCGTATTTGGCGTTGTTACCGTCGTTCTGCTAAAGTAATTTATCCTCCAGTTGAGTTGGAAAAATTTGATTTCCAGCCAGAAAAAGAAGACTTCTATCTGACAATTTCTCGACTGGTAAGCTATAAACAAATATGCTTAATTGTTAAAGCATTTAATCAATTGAAAAAACCCTTAGTAATTATTGGAGAGGGACCGCAAATAGAAGAGATACGTCAATTAGCTCAATCCAATATTCAAGTGCTAGGTTGGCAACCCCATAACATTGTTCAAAAATACATAACCAAAGCTAAAGCTTTTGTTTATGCAGCTTGTGAAGACTTTGGAATTGCTCTAGTAGAAGCGCAGGCTTGTGGAACACCAGTAATTGCCTATGGAAAAGGAGGTGCTTTAGAAACAGTCAAAGATATTCGGCAAAATCCTCAAGATGGTACGGGTTTGTTTTTTGAGGTTCAAAAACCAGAAGCTTTAGTGGCGACGGTCAATAATTTTGAAAAACTGCAAACTCAAATTGAGCCAGAAAATTGTCGCTTGCAGGCAAACAAGTTTAGCTCAACAATTTTCAAACAATCCTATCTAAAATTTATCGAAGATTGTTGTCAAGAATGGGAGTATTCTGATTAA
- a CDS encoding CHAD domain-containing protein, whose protein sequence is MTYRLKAHKSVSKGIKRIASEQIEKAISELSATDELGVDEAVHQVRKRLKKTRAVVRLIRDSLGKKSYKRENARFRDLGRNLASLRDGKVQIEALNKLTTHFADIAPETFTDMRQELQVDYRREYQQVLNEGILISIKNQLKDAKEAIADWTIEANDWSAIDKSLKRIYHQGCKGLDQSRSKPTAENFHEWRKRVKYLRYQLEILNQIWSEVMKQWVDQTHNLSDYLGEDHDLAVLEELVLSQQERFDREDTLETLTALIDRRRQELQSAAIFLGKRIYTEKPKDFTARLGNYWQVWQTEI, encoded by the coding sequence ATGACCTACAGACTTAAAGCTCATAAATCCGTATCCAAAGGAATCAAAAGAATTGCAAGCGAGCAAATAGAAAAAGCAATAAGTGAGTTATCTGCCACTGATGAGCTTGGCGTTGACGAAGCAGTACATCAGGTTCGCAAACGCTTAAAGAAAACTAGAGCTGTAGTTCGTTTAATACGAGATAGTCTAGGAAAAAAATCTTATAAGCGAGAAAATGCCCGTTTTCGCGACTTGGGACGTAATTTAGCCAGTTTACGAGACGGCAAAGTGCAGATTGAAGCTTTAAATAAGTTGACTACACATTTTGCCGATATTGCGCCCGAAACCTTTACGGATATGCGCCAAGAGTTACAGGTTGATTATCGTCGAGAATATCAGCAAGTCTTAAATGAGGGGATTTTAATTTCGATCAAAAACCAATTGAAAGATGCTAAGGAGGCGATCGCTGACTGGACAATTGAAGCAAATGATTGGTCAGCGATAGATAAGAGTTTGAAGCGTATTTATCATCAAGGTTGTAAAGGTCTAGACCAAAGTAGATCCAAACCAACAGCAGAAAATTTTCATGAATGGCGTAAGCGAGTTAAATATCTTCGCTACCAGCTAGAAATTTTGAATCAGATTTGGTCTGAGGTGATGAAACAGTGGGTCGATCAAACTCATAATCTGTCTGATTATTTGGGTGAAGATCACGATTTAGCCGTGTTAGAAGAATTGGTCTTAAGTCAGCAAGAAAGATTTGATCGTGAAGACACACTAGAGACTTTAACTGCTTTAATCGATCGCCGTCGTCAAGAATTACAGTCAGCGGCGATATTTTTAGGCAAAAGGATTTACACGGAAAAACCAAAAGATTTTACCGCTCGCTTGGGTAATTACTGGCAAGTTTGGCAAACAGAAATTTAA
- a CDS encoding single-stranded DNA-binding protein has translation MSLNVVNLVGRAGAAPEIIHFQSGSMLCKLPLAVNRRSRNSDQPDWFNLEIWGKTAEIAGNYVQKGKLIGIQGSLKIETWTDKNTGGQRSRPTIKVDRLELLGSKRDNDSDAVSGYPE, from the coding sequence ATGAGTCTTAACGTTGTCAATTTAGTAGGTCGTGCTGGTGCTGCACCTGAGATTATTCACTTTCAGTCAGGTTCAATGCTGTGTAAGCTTCCTTTGGCTGTTAATCGTCGTAGTCGCAATAGCGACCAGCCAGACTGGTTTAACCTCGAAATTTGGGGTAAAACTGCGGAAATAGCGGGAAACTATGTTCAAAAAGGCAAGCTAATCGGCATTCAAGGTTCTTTAAAGATTGAAACCTGGACAGATAAAAATACAGGCGGACAGCGATCGCGTCCCACTATTAAAGTCGATCGCTTAGAATTATTGGGTTCAAAACGAGATAATGACTCTGATGCGGTAAGTGGATACCCAGAGTAA